The Aphis gossypii isolate Hap1 chromosome 3, ASM2018417v2, whole genome shotgun sequence genome includes a region encoding these proteins:
- the LOC114122104 gene encoding 28S ribosomal protein S14, mitochondrial-like isoform X2, whose protein sequence is MAFIINAFQRCRALAKFQTPVNETCLGTHPFNQQIRNKWPDFRMKKDARKRNTLKEYGVYKLRYNALRKNNIIPLEIQEIADKEIYNCPRDASITRIVQRCQVTSRPRGNVKRWRLSRIVFRHLADYNKLAGVQRAMW, encoded by the exons ATGGCGTTTATCATAAATGCTTTTCAAAGATGTAGAGCTTTGGCCAAATTTCAAACACCAGTGAATGAAACGTGT ttgGGTACACATCCTTTTAATCAACAAATTCGTAATAAATGGCCAGACTTTAGAATGAAAAAAGATGCACGGAAAAGAAATACTCTTAAAGAATATGGTGTGTACAAACTGCGCTATAATGCACTtcgtaaaaacaatattattcctTTAGAAATTCAa gaaaTTGCTGACAAAGAAATCTATAATTGTCCAAGGGACGCTAGTATAACTAGAATTGTACAGCGTTGTCAGGTAACTTCTCGCCCTAGGGGTAATGTCAAACGATGGCGTTTAAGTAGAATAGTGTTTAGACATCTTGctgattataacaaattagcAGGTGTCCAGAGGGCAATGTGGtaa
- the LOC114122104 gene encoding 28S ribosomal protein S14, mitochondrial-like isoform X1, which yields MAFIINAFQRCRALAKFQTPVNETCLGTHPFNQQIRNKWPDFRMKKDARKRNTLKEYGVYKLRYNALRKNNIIPLEIQEIADKEIYNCPRDASITRIVQRCQVTSRPRGNVKRWRLSRIVFRHLADYNKLAGVQRAMW from the exons ATGGCGTTTATCATAAATGCTTTTCAAAGATGTAGAGCTTTGGCCAAATTTCAAACACCAGTGAATGAAACGTGT ttgGGTACACATCCTTTTAATCAACAAATTCGTAATAAATGGCCAGACTTTAGAATGAAAAAAGATGCACGGAAAAGAAATACTCTTAAAGAATATGGTGTGTACAAACTGCGCTATAATGCACTtcgtaaaaacaatattattcctTTAGAAATTCAa gaaaTTGCTGACAAAGAAATCTATAATTGTCCAAGGGACGCTAGTATAACTAGAATTGTACAGCGTTGTCAGGTAACTTCTCGCCCTAGGGGTAATGTCAAACGATGGCGTTTAAGTAGAATAGTGTTTAGACATCTTGctgattataacaaattagcAGGTGTCCAGAGGGCAATGTG gtAA